From uncultured Desulfovibrio sp.:
GTAATCTGCCGTGACGGGTCATGCACATTGCCCATGACCCGCGTGCGGCAGCCCATGTAGGCCACTTCGGAATTGTAGCTGCCGTCGTAGTACTGCCGGTTGAAGGGCGCATCCATGAAACTGAAATTGGGAAAAAGCCGCTGGGCCGACGTGGCGATGGCCAGCTGGAACAGGTCATAGTTGGGGTCGCCGGTATTGAAGTTGACCCCTTCCTTGACCTTGAAAATCTGCACCGGGAAAATGGACGTTTCCCCGCCGCCCAGCCCGGCCTGCGTGGCCAGAAGCAGATTGCGCGTGACCATACGGCCTTCTGCCGAGGTATCCGTGCCGTAGTTGACGGAGCTGAACGGCACCTGCGCACCGGCACGGGAGTTCATGGTATTGAGATTGTGCACAAAGGCTTCCATGGCCTGATAGGTGCGCCGCTCAGTGGCCATGTGGGCCTCTTCGGCCGCATAGGCATGGGCCGCCCGGATGAGGGGGCGCATATCTTCGGAAAACGGCTCTTCAAGCCAGCGACCGCCATATTTTACGCACAAGTCAAGACAAATGTTTTTTCCAGCGGCTACAAGCAAACTGTCCACCAGCTGGCTGGCCTGCTCCAGCGTCATGTCGGCCTTGATGCGCAGGTAGGCAATCATGGCGCGGGCATATTCCTTGCGGAAGGTCTTGGTCACGCCGCCGGCCATGCAGTAGTCGAAATGGGGCACGCTCTGGCCGCCGTGCATCTCGTTCTGATTGGCCTGAATGGCAATGCAGGCCAGTGCCGCATAGCTTTCAATGGAATTGGGTTCGCGCAGGAAACCGTGCCCGGTAGAAAATCCGCCCTTGAACAGCTGGATAAGGTCGATCTGGCAGCAGGTTTCCGTGAGCATGTAAAAGTCTTTGTCGTGAATGTGGATGTCGCCGCTGGTATGCGCCAGCGAAATATCCTTGGGCAGGACGTAATTGTCCGTAAAGAACTTGGCACCCTCGGACCCGTACTTGAGCATGGTGCCCATGGCCGTGTCGCCGTCGATATTGGCATTTTCGCGCTTGATGTCCTCTTCGCGCGCCGGCGCATAGGTGAGGGTCTTGTAGATGTCCATGAGGTAGGATTCCGCATGGCGCAGCTTGGCATGCTCTGCCCGGTACAGGATGTAGGCCTTGGCCGTGCGGGCATAGTCAAAGCGGATGAGGGTTTCTTCCACCACGTCCTGGATTTCCTCCACGTGGGAAAGGCCCTTTTCGTCCAGCTTGTCGCAAACCTTGTCCGTCAGAAAGGCCAGGTCCGTAGAGCGCATGGCTTCGCCTTCCACGGCGCGGTTGGCACGGGAAATGGCGTTGAGAATCTTGACGGAATCGAAGGGGACGACAGAACCATCGCGCTTGACAATACTTACAGGCATGAGTCCCCTCCTCCACGGCACTCAAGAAATCGGCATCAGGCCAGTAAAATAAAAAATTTCTCCGCACGCGGCAGAGAAGATGACAACAGACATCAGCTCATGGACTCGCGCGGCAAAGACCCGTTGCCTCACAGATAATGATGGACGAAAGCAGGTCTTCCGGCTCATCGCCGCTTTTCCGGCCTTCCCGACAAGGCAGTGGCACACGGGGGAAAAGCGTTGCGCGATTTACGGCGGCGGGTCCGCTCCCGCTTTTCACGGGATTCCCTGTTAGGCCCTTCAGCAGGGCGCTTTCGTGGGCCTACGATGGCGCAGGCGGCTTCCCCTGTCAACGAATAAAAAAACCTTGCATTGCTAACATACTATAATACCTGAAAAAAACCGGCGATGCCCGCCATTCGTGGATTTGCGGGCATCGCCGAAAAAAAGTTCTGTTGTCCAAGGCACTTGGCGGGACAAACAAATTTCAGATAGTGCTTTTACGTAGTCCAGAGCGGTGCAGAGCGCCGGCAGGCATGTGCCCGACAGCACAAGGCGGCACCCGGCAGGCCATGCGCCGCCGGGGCGCCGTCCGCCCTACTCCCCTGCCACGCGGGGCAGGGTTGCCGCACCCCAGGGCATGACCGTGGTGGGCACATCGAGGCTTCCGCCCAGGAAGGTGGCGGCCAGCTCCAGGGCCTTGTCCACAGTGG
This genomic window contains:
- a CDS encoding anaerobic ribonucleoside triphosphate reductase, giving the protein MPVSIVKRDGSVVPFDSVKILNAISRANRAVEGEAMRSTDLAFLTDKVCDKLDEKGLSHVEEIQDVVEETLIRFDYARTAKAYILYRAEHAKLRHAESYLMDIYKTLTYAPAREEDIKRENANIDGDTAMGTMLKYGSEGAKFFTDNYVLPKDISLAHTSGDIHIHDKDFYMLTETCCQIDLIQLFKGGFSTGHGFLREPNSIESYAALACIAIQANQNEMHGGQSVPHFDYCMAGGVTKTFRKEYARAMIAYLRIKADMTLEQASQLVDSLLVAAGKNICLDLCVKYGGRWLEEPFSEDMRPLIRAAHAYAAEEAHMATERRTYQAMEAFVHNLNTMNSRAGAQVPFSSVNYGTDTSAEGRMVTRNLLLATQAGLGGGETSIFPVQIFKVKEGVNFNTGDPNYDLFQLAIATSAQRLFPNFSFMDAPFNRQYYDGSYNSEVAYMGCRTRVMGNVHDPSRQITCGRGNLSFTSINLPRLGIEAHGDVDAFFRLLDEKIDLVFRQLLHRYKIQAAKKVRNYPFLMGNGIWLDSDKLGWDDRVGEVLKHGTLTLGFIGLAETLKALVGAHHGESEASQRLGLKIVGHMRRRCDEESEKTGMNFTLIATPAESLSGRFVAIDRRKYGDIPGITDRDYYTNSFHVPVYFPIKAFRKIQLEAPYHAFTNAGHITYVELDGDTCKNLKAFEDIIRYMHDQGVGYGSINHPLDRDPVCGYVGVINDQCPRCGRRDGEAVSEAKLREIRRRFPQTTPFHNCHCK